The following proteins are co-located in the Manihot esculenta cultivar AM560-2 chromosome 9, M.esculenta_v8, whole genome shotgun sequence genome:
- the LOC110623011 gene encoding protein virilizer homolog isoform X1, protein MGRPEPCVLFSQTFVHPQLDEYVDEVLFAEPIVITACEFLEQNASSSSQVVPLVGATSPPSFALEVFVQCEGETRFRRLCQPFLYSHSSSNVLEVEAVVTNHLVVRGSYRSLSLVIYGNTAEDLGQFNIEFDDSSLTNLVSSSEGKLEDLPLALRSANRAVEESLTSLKVLSLPLSASDISLEVKQFLQLILKMLGLSNLKDSLPKVVGALVTTVCSYVTHDIHSVGINQRCYKMDGSKEFDQLNCIVREARKQLLEVLQQGSEDESAELLAECIAFESHADLATSKQLVDMLIQYWCFNKHSSNVGHHQLSKNKNIILGLSLALLLCSGRESCFHFVNGGGMEQLADAFSLSMQNSSAIRLLLLGVVEKATRYPIGCEGVLGWWPREDENIPSGISKGYSQLLNLFLQKPWHDLASLATYVLHRLRFYEVAARYECAVLSVLGGLSAIGQVTRVTSDMLNNAKSQLKRLLKLISSRGPVEDPSVVACASRSLILGQTEGLLSYKSTKNLICSSNCCFSNWDIDLHLLALLKERGFLPLSAALLSSPILRSEVGDTMSTFIDIASNIGAILLSLLMSHSGLIFLSQHPELSTTLIDALRGSGYVSKEDCVPLRYASVLLSKGFVCTPREVGIIVEMHLRVVNAIDRLIASTPHTEEFLWVLWELCGLSRSDCGRQALLVLGYFPEAVSILIEALHFVKESEPVSKNSGASPINLAIFHSAAEIFEIIVNDSTASSLGSWIGHALELHKALHSSSPGSNRKDAPTRLLEWIDAGAVYHKNGAIGLLRYSAVLASGGDAHLTSTSILVSDLTDVENVIGDASGNSEINVMDNVGKLVLEKTFDGVTLRDSSIAQLTTAVRILAFISENSTVAAALYDEGAIIVIYAILVNCSFMLERSSNNYDYLVDEGTECNSTSDLLLERNREQSLVDLLVPSLVLLINLLQKLLEAKEQHRNTKLMNALVRLHREVSPKLAACAADLSSSYPDSALGFGAVCHLIVSALTCWPVYGWTPGLFHSLLSNVQVTSVLSLGPKETCSLLCLLNDLFPEECIWLWKNGMPLLSALRTLAVGTLLGPQKERQVNWYLEPSHLEKILNQLTPQLDKIAHIIQHYAISALLVIQDMLRVFVVRIASQKVENASILLRPILSSIHNHVADLSFPSELDAYKVCRYLDFIASILEHPSAKVPLLEEGFPQILIKVLEKCLGAIDSDEKQIPDSKSSAKDGFTLISWCLPVFKCLPLLLGAQISLLYSGRCDSLSSGDLSSTDCLSILTYLFKFCQVLPVGKELLSCLTCFKELGSCNEGRSALLTSLRHVNTISEELRSESVHERNGNHNHDDFEQKKYPLLCCWKKLMKSIYSKDALSACAVEAVNELSVGSLCFCMDGKSLNSNSVNAIKRLFGLQDNMNGTEGSSENMTYIQEMTTLLSSKASDDDCLATLEMGATLCQASESAKSLMLLLEKPTGSVALDHLMCSKGVSLLQNDVMVSQKMYHISDTNAGKSDDFLYLGDLGEKFLWECPETLPDRLSQSIPSKRKLSSLDGAGKRVKGENSVAEVTGQNSFSRGLGPSATSSGPTRRDTFRQRKPNTSRPPSMHVDDYVARERNVDAGTNSNVIAVLRVGSTGGRPPSIHVDEFMARQRERQNPMAAVVGEQPSEQLKNAAPLIDTEREKANKSKQLKTDLDDDLQGIDIVFDGEESESDDKLPFPQPDDNLQQPAPVIVEQSSPHSIVEETESDANGSGQFPSLGTQMTSNIDENTLSEFSSRMSVSRSEMPLHREPSVSSDKKFFEHPDDMKNVIPVKTSTGFDSVAAASASGFPASVYNKAPADSRISPQNFYLKNSPQNASGSRGLYEQKVPLNQPPLPPMPPPSTILPLISQTPDPVPSQSSPFVNSLIEGQQPIPTGFHVQSDYLSAFGNSAASLASSLSISDSKYSRASISSPSGSAGPHPPLPPTPPPFSSSPYNLPSLKASTSQSSVYSVGTTELPQTSISPMIDARFGNISVTGGGLTSYMPPPLMPPLVFSRPGTIPATPYGSTPIQQQGDNPSIMQNLSIPQSSIQSIHQLQPLQPPLQRPPQPPQHHWPPAQSSQQIEQGVPLQNPVQMHQLQILQQPHISPMHTHYQSQQQQQVEHGQPQVLHQQGDASNTQQQELGMSLHEYFQDPKAITSLLSNKEELCRLLEQNPKLMQMLQERLGQQ, encoded by the exons ATGGGCCGACCCGAACCCTGTGTCTTGTTCTCCCAGACCTTCGTTCATCCCCAACTCGATGAATACGTCGATGAG gtaTTGTTTGCTGAGCCAATTGTAATTACTGCTTGTGAGTTCCTTGAACAGAATGCTTCTTCAAGCTCCCAAGTGGTGCCGCTTGTTGG GGCCACCTCGCCTCCTTCATTTGCTCTAGAGGTATTTGTTCAGTGTGAGGGAGAAACAAGATTTAGGCGTCTGTGCCAGCCATTCCTCTATTCTCATTCTTCATCAAATGTTCTAGAAGTTGAG GCTGTTGTAACAAACCATCTGGTGGTAAGGGGTAGCTACCGCAGTCTAAGTTTGGTCATATATGGAAACACAGCTGAGGATTTAGGGCAGTTCAATATTGAATTTGATGATAGTTCTTTAACTAATCTTGTTAGTTCTTCTGAGGGAAAACTTGAGGATCTTCCTCTGGCATTACGTTCAGCTAATAGGGCAGTTGAGGAGTCCCTAACCTCTTTGAAGGTATTATCTTTACCGCTTTCTGCTTCAGATATATCTCTTGAAGTTAAGCAGTTTTTGCAGCTAATTTTGAAGATGTTGGGGTTGTCAAATCTCAAGGATTCTTTGCCTAAAGTTGTTGGTGCTCTAGTGACAACAGTCTGTTCTTATGTTACTCATGATATACATAGTGTGGGAATCAATCAGAGATGCTATAAAATGGATGGATCCAAAGAATTTGATCAGTTGAATTGCATTGTTAGGGAAGCTAGAAAGCAGCTTCTTGAAGTGCTTCAACAAGGTTCAGAAGATGAATCGGCTGAGTTGTTAGCAGAGTGCATTGCTTTTGAATCTCATGCTGACTTGGCTACTTCAAAGCAGTTGGTGGACATGTTGATCCAGTACTGGTGTTTTAACAAGCACTCCTCAAATGTTGGACATCACCAGCTTTCAAAG AACAAGAATATTATTCTGGGGCTGAGTCTGGCTCTTTTATTGTGCTCTGGTAGAGAAAGCTGCTTTCATTTCGTCAATGGTGGGGGAATGGAGCAACTTGCAGATGCTTTTTCTCTCAGCATGCAGAATTCTTCTGCCATTAGGTTATTGCTACTTGGAGTTGTTGAGAAGGCTACACGCTATCCAATTGGTTGCGAAGGAGTTCTAGGTTGGTGGCCTCGTGAAGATGAAAACATCCCATCTGGTATTAGCAAAGGCTATAGTCAATTGTTGAATTTGTTCTTGCAAAAGCCATGGCATGATCTTGCTTCTTTGGCAACTTATGTTCTTCATCGTTTACGATTTTATGAAGTTGCTGCAAGATATGAG TGTGCTGTTCTGTCTGTACTGGGGGGCCTTTCTGCTATTGGACAGGTTACAAGAGTTACTTCAGACATGCTTAACAATGCTAAATCTCAACTCAAGAGGCTTTTG AAATTGATAAGTTCTCGTGGTCCTGTTGAAGATCCTTCTGTAGTTGCTTGTGCAAGCAGGTCTTTGATCCTTGGGCAAACAGAAGGATTATTGTCATATAAATCAACAAAAAACTTGATTTGTTCATCAAACTGCTGCTTTTCAAACTGGGACATTGACTTGCATTTGCTTGCACTCCTGAAG GAAAGGGGCTTTCTCCCTTTATCAGCTGCACTCTTGTCATCGCCCATATTGCGTTCAGAAGTTGGAGATACAATGAGCACATTTATTGATATTGCTTCAAATATTGGGGCCATACTTCTTTCACTGCTAATGTCACACTCAG GTTTAATTTTCCTTTCACAACATCCTGAACTTTCCACTACATTAATTGATGCTCTAAGAGGTTCAGGCTATGTGAGCAAGGAAGATTGTGTTCCTCTTCGATATGCATCTGTTTTATTGTCAAAGGGTTTTGTTTGCACTCCTCGTGAAGTTGGTATTATTGTTGAGATGCATTTGAGGGTG GTTAATGCAATTGATCGTTTGATTGCATCAACTCCACACACTGAAGAATTTTTATGGGTGTTGTGGGAGTTGTGTGGTCTCTCTAG GTCAGATTGTGGTCGCCAAGCTTTATTGGTTCTTGGATATTTCCCAGAG GCTGTGTCAATCTTGATTGAAGCTTTACATTTTGTCAAGGAATCAGAGCCAGTTTCCAAGAATAGTG GAGCCTCTCCAATAAATCTTGCAATTTTCCATTCTGCTGCTGAGATTTTTGAAATCATTGTTAATGATTCAACTGCTTCGTCCCTTGGCTCTTGGATTGGACATGCTTTGGAACTTCATAAGGCATTACATTCTTCTTCCCCTGGGTCCAATAGGAAAGATGCTCCAACCAGGCTGTTGGAGTGGATAGATGCTGGTGCAGTTTATCACAAAAACGGTGCTATTGGGCTTCTTCGGTATTCTGCTGTGTTAGCTTCTGGAGGAGATGCTCATTTGACCTCAACCAGCATTCTAGTGTCAGATTTGACAGATGTGGAGAATGTCATTGGAGATGCTTCTGGTAATTCTGAGATAAATGTTATGGATAATGTAGGAAAACTTGTCTTGGAGAAGACATTCGATGGGGTTACACTCCGTGATTCTTCTATAGCACAATTGACAACAGCTGTTCGAATTCTGGCCTTCATTTCAGAAAATTCA ACTGTTGCTGCTGCTTTATATGATGAAGGCGCCATAATAGTAATCTATGCAATTCTGGTCAACTGCAGCTTCATGCTTGAGAGATCCTCAAATAATTATG ATTACCTTGTTGATGAGGGAACAGAATGCAATTCTACTTCTGATTTACTATTGGAACGTAATCGTGAACAGAGCTTGGTTGACCTTTTGGTACCTTCTTTGGTGTTGCTGATCAACCTTTTGCAGAAACTACTG GAAGCTAAAGAGCAGCACAGAAATACAAAACTAATGAATGCCCTTGTGCGATTACATCGAGAAGTAAG CCCAAAGCTAGCTGCGTGTGCAGCAGATTTATCTTCATCATATCCTGACTCTGCGCTTGGTTTTGGAGCTGTCTGCCACCTTATTGTGTCAGCACTTACTTGTTGGCCTGTATATGGCTGGACTCCTGGCCTTTTCCACTCCCTTCTTTCCAATGTGCAAGTTACTTCAGTGCTGTCATTGGGTCCAAAGGAAACCTGCAGTTTGCTATGTCTTCTG AATGATTTATTCCCTGAAGAATGTATCTGGCTTTGGAAGAATGGAATGCCTTTACTGAGTGCGCTAAGAACGTTGGCTGTTGGTACATTATTGGGGCCACAGAAGGAGAGGCAGGTCAACTGGTATTTGGAGCCTTCGCACCTTGAGAAAATTCTTAACCAATTGACACCTCAGCTTGATAAAATTGCGCACATTATTCAGCATTATGCTATATCG GCATTGCTCGTCATCCAAGACATGCTTCGAGTTTTTGTAGTTCGCATTGCTAGCCAAAAAGTAGAAAATGCTTCCATACTTTTGCGGCCCATATTATCCTCTATCCATAATCATGTTGCTGACTTATCTTTTCCATCAGAGTTAGATGCTTATAAG gtttgcaggtatctTGACTTCATAGCTAGCATACTGGAACATCCTAGTGCCAag GTGCCCCTGTTGGAGGAGGGCTTTCCTCAGATTCTAATAAAAGTTCTGGAGAAGTGTTTGGGTGCTATTGATTCCGATGAGAAACAGATCCCAGACAGTAAAAGTTCAGCTAAAGATGGATTTACTTTGATTAGTTGGTGCCTTCCGGTATTCAAGTGTTTACCACTTCTTTTGGGTGCTCAAATATCTTTACTATATTCTGGGAGATGTGACTC GCTCAGTTCTGGTGATTTGAGTAGCACAGATTGTCTGTCAATCCTAACATATCTGTTTAAGTTCTGCCAG GTCCTGCCAGTTGGAAAAGAATTACTGTCTTGTCTTACTTGTTTTAAAGAATTAGGTTCTTGCAATGAAGGTCGAAGTGCTTTGCTGACTTCATTAAGGCATGTCAATACCATCAGTGAGGAACTTAGATCAGAAAGTGTGCATGAAAGGAATGGGAACCATAATCATGATGATTTTGAACAGAAAAAGTATCCTCTGTTGTGTTGCTGGAAAAAATTGATGAAATCAATTTATTCAAAGGATGCTTTGTCAGCTTGTGCAGTTGAGGCTGTTAATGAATTATCTGTAGGTTCATTGTGCTTTTGCATGGATGGTAAAAG TCTGAATTCGAATTCGGTAAATGCAATAAAACGTCTATTTGGGCTTCAAGATAATATGAATGGGACAGAAGGTTCTTCAGAAAATATGACTTATATACAAGAGATGACTACACTGTTGAGTTCCAAGGCATCAGATGATGACTGTTTAGCTACCCTGGAGATGGGTGCCACTTTGTGTCAG GCTTCAGAGTCTGCCAAGTCATTGATGTTGTTGTTGGAAAAGCCTACTGGTTCAGTTGCACTGGATCATCTGATGTGCAGTAAAGGTGTTTCTTTGTTACAAAATGATGTAATGGTCTCTCAAAAAATGTATCATATTTCAGATACCAACGCTGGAAAATCTGATGATTTTCTTTACCTTGGAGACCTTGGGGAGAAGTTTCTGTGGGAATGTCCAGAAACGTTACCTGACAGATTGTCCCAATCTATTCCTAGCAAAAGGAAATTGTCATCCCTAGATGGTGCTGGGAAGCGTGTTAAAGGAGAGAATTCGGTGGCTGAGGTCACAGGCCAAAATTCATTTTCACGAGGTTTGGGTCCATCTGCTACCTCTTCTGGTCCAACTCGCAGGGACACTTTTAGGCAACGAAAGCCAAATACTAGCAGGCCACCATCAATGCACGTTGATGACTATGTTGCAAGGGAAAGAAATGTTGATGCTGGTACCAATTCTAATGTCATAGCAGTCCTGCGAGTAGGTTCTACAGGTGGAAGACCTCCCTCAATTCATGTGGATGAATTTATGGCCAGACAAAGGGAACGCCAGAACCCTATGGCAGCTGTAGTTGGAGAGCAGCCATCTGAACAATTGAAGAATGCAGCTCCTCTTATTGACACAGAGAGAGAAAAAGCAAACAAGTCTAAGCAGTTGAAAACAGATCTTGATGATGATCTTCAGGGAATAGATATTGTTTTTGATGGTGAGGAGTCTGAATCAGATGATAAATTGCCTTTTCCTCAACCCGACGATAATCTGCAGCAGCCTGCCCCTGTCATTGTTGAGCAGAGTTCTCCCCATTCAATTGTTGAAGAGACAGAGAGTGATGCTAATGGAAGTGGTCAATTTCCTAGTTTAGGTACTCAAATGACATCTAACATTGATGAAAACACCCTAAGTGAGTTCTCTTCAAGAATGTCTGTTTCACGATCTGAAATGCCATTGCACCGAGAGCCCAGTGTTTCTTCAGATAAGAAGTTTTTTGAGCATCCTGATGACATGAAGAATGTTATCCCCGTTAAGACATCTACTGGGTTTGATTCTGTTGCAGCTGCTAGTGCTTCAGGTTTTCCTGCTTCTGTTTATAATAAGGCACCAGCAGATTCTAGGATTAGTCCTCAAAATTTCTATTTGAAGAACAGTCCACAGAATGCTTCAGGATCTCGGGGACTTTATGAGCAGAAAGTTCCTCTGAATCAACCACCTTTGCCTCCAATGCCACCTCCATCAACAATCTTACCTTTAATATCTCAGACCCCTGATCCAGTCCCAAGTCAGTCATCCCCTTTTGTCAACTCATTGATAGAAGGTCAGCAACCCATTCCCACGGGATTCCAT GTTCAATCAGATTATCTGTCTGCATTTGGTAACAGTGCTGCATCATTAGCGTCCTCCCTTTCTATATCAGATTCCAAGTATTCACGAGCTTCTATCTCTTCTCCCAGTGGCTCTGCTGGGCCTCATCCGCCGCTTCCTCCTACACCGCCCCCTTTCTCATCTAGTCCATATAATTTACCATCTTTAAAGGCTTCTACTTCCCAATCTTCAGTCTACTCTGTTGGAACTACTGAACTTCCACAGACCTCTATTTCACCTATGATTGATGCTCGATTTGGAAATATTTCTGTAACAGGTGGTGGACTTACCTCTTATATGCCTCCCCCTCTAATGCCACCCTTGGTTTTCAGTAGGCCAGGTACAATTCCTGCTACTCCTTATGGAAGCACCCCAATTCAGCAGCAAGGCGATAACCCAAGTATCATGCAAAATCTCTCAATTCCTCAGTCTTCCATTCAGTCAATTCATCAATTACAGCCTCTCCAGCCTCCACTTCAACGCCCTCCACAGCCACCTCAGCATCATTGGCCACCTGCACAATCTTCTCAGCAGATTGAGCAAGGTGTTCCTTTGCAAAACCCAGTTCAAATGCATCAATTACAAATACTGCAGCAGCCACATATTTCTCCTATGCATACCCATTATCAATCTCAGCAGCAGCAACAAGTTGAACATGGTCAACCACAAGTTCTACATCAACAAGGGGATGCCTCAAACACGCAGCAACAAGAATTAGGAATGTCATTACATGAGTACTTCCAGGATCCTAAAGCTATTACG TCTTTATTGAGCAACAAGGAAGAACTCTGTAGGCTTTTGGAGCAGAATCCAAAATTGATGCAGATGCTTCAG GAAAGATTGGGCCAACAATAG